A stretch of Arachis hypogaea cultivar Tifrunner chromosome 15, arahy.Tifrunner.gnm2.J5K5, whole genome shotgun sequence DNA encodes these proteins:
- the LOC140179086 gene encoding uncharacterized protein produces the protein MDRGNTISKNHLRKNDIFVWKHMLCRFGIPQSIITINGRQFIDQRFTNFLQNFKILQQFSLVEHPQTNGLAEAANKVILQGLRKKLEDSKGEWAELIPEVLWSYNTTEQSSTRETPVRLVYGRDAILPIEVSLQSTRTRDTNDDNNIENRRVELDLIEEERDNSTIQQLAAKRAIARKYNKKIKPMSF, from the coding sequence atggatcgaggcaatACCATTAGCAAAAATCACCTCCGAAAAAATGATATCTTTGTATGGAAACACATGCTATGCAGATTCGGTATTCCTCAATCCATTATAACTATTAATGGTAGACAATTTATAGATCAAAGATTCACAAACTTtttacaaaatttcaaaattctccAACAATTCTCATTAGTAGAACACCCACAAACTAACGGTCTAGCTGAGGCTGCCAATAAGGTTATATTACAGGGACTTCGAAAAAAGCTTGAAGATTCCAAAGGAGAATGGGCTGAGCTCATTCCAGAAGTGCTATGGAGCTACAACACAACAGAGCAATCATCAACAAGAGAAACACCTGTCAGATTGGTATATGGTCGTGATGCCATACTACCTATTGAAGTCTCTCTTCAATCTACTCGAACCCGAGACACAAACGATGACAACAACATTGAAAACAGAAGAGTCGAGCTCGATCTCATCGAAGAAGAACGTGACAATTCCACAATCCAACAACTTGCAGCAAAACGTGCTATAGCTCGGAAATATAACAAGAAAATCAAACCAATGTCATTCTAA
- the LOC112748652 gene encoding zeaxanthin epoxidase, chloroplastic — protein MASTLYYNTLNPSTAAISIHPKQDVSTFVTFNGYHHFGCRTRTTTMHQQPRRNKKLRPVKATVAEAAPKPKHQTVADNGGDRKAQSKKQLRILVAGGGIGGLVLALAAKRKGFEVIVFEKDMSAIRGEGQYRGPIQIQSNALAALEAIDLDVADQVMRVGCITGDRINGLVDGVSGSWYIKFDTFTPAVERGLPVTRVISRMALQEILARAVGEDSIMNDCHVVDFIDHGNKVTVQLENGQKYEGDLLVGADGIWSKVRKKLFGVTEASYSGYTCYTGIADFVPADIESVGYRVFLGHKQYFVSSDVGGGKMQWYAFHQEPAGGVDAPNGKKERLLKIFEGWCDNVTDLLLATEEEAILRRDIYDRTPTMTWGKGCVTLLGDSIHAMQPNMGQGGCMAIEDGYQLAWELDNAWEQSIKSGSKIDINSSLRRYERERRLRVAIIHGMARMAAMMASTYRAYLGVGLGPLEFLTKYRIPHPGRVGGRFFIQKMMPMMLSWVLGGNSSKLEGRPVCCRLSDKANDQLHTWFVDDDALERTINGEWFLLPCGDEGGHLNPISLIQDEMKPCIIGNTQKEDYPGISITIPLPEVSETHAQIRYKDGAFFLTDLHSVHGTWITNNEGRRYRIPPNDQARVRPSDVIDFGSQKASFRVKVIRSAPRASQREGEPIYQSQSGLYVRSQVNVEPPKLNSFR, from the exons ATGGCTTCTACTTTGTATTACAACACTCTCAACCCTTCCACGGCAGCTATCTCAATTCACCCTAAGCAGGATGTGTCAACTTTTGTCACCTTCAATGGCTATCACCACTTTGGATGCAGAACAAGAACTACAACCATGCATCAGCAGCCcaggaggaacaagaaattgaggCCTGTCAAAGCCACGGTGGCCGAGGCAGCACCGAAGCCAAAGCATCAAACTGTGGCTGACAATGGTGGGGATCGAAAGGCTCAGAGCAAGAAGCAGCTTCGGATACTTGTGGCGGGTGGTGGGATTGGAGGGTTGGTTCTTGCTTTGGCTGCAAAGAGAAAGGGGTTTGAGGTGATAGTGTTTGAGAAAGATATGAGTGCTATAAGAGGGGAGGGTCAGTATAGGGGTCCAATTCAGATACAGAGCAATGCTCTTGCTGCTTTAGAAGCCATTGATTTGGATGTTGCTGATCAAGTTATGAGGGTTGGTTGCATCACTGGTGATAGGATCAATGGCCTTGTTGATGGGGTTTCTGGCTCTTG GTACATCAAATTTGACACATTCACCCCTGCAGTGGAACGAGGGCTTCCAGTCACTAGAGTTATTAGTCGAATGGCCTTGCAAGAAATCCTTGCTCGCGCAGTTGGGGAAGATTCCATTATGAATGACTGCCATGTTGTTGACTTTATTGATCATGGAAACAAG GTAACAGTTCAGCTGGAGAACGGTCAGAAATATGAGGGAGATCTATTGGTTGGAGCAGATGGTATATGGTCCAAG GTGAGGAAGAAGCTATTTGGGGTGACGGAAGCTAGTTACTCTGGCTACACTTGTTATACTGGTATTGCAGATTTTGTGCCTGCTGATATTGAATCTGTTGG GTATCGGGTATTTTTAGGACACAAGCAATACTTCGTATCTTCAGATGTTGGTGGTGGAAAGATGCAATGGTATGCATTTCATCAAGAGCCTGCTGGTGGTGTTGATGCCCCTAATG GAAAAAAGGAAAGGCTGCTTAAGATCTTCGAAGGCTGGTGTGATAATGTAACAGATTTGCTACTTGCCACAGAAGAAGAGGCTATTCTGCGGCGAGATATCTATGACAGGACACCAACAATGACCTGGGGAAAGGGCTGTGTGACTTTGCTTGGTGACTCTATCCATGCTATGCAACCAAATATGGGCCAAGGAGGATGCATGGCTATTGAG GATGGTTATCAACTTGCTTGGGAGTTGGACAATGCTTGGGAACAAAGTATAAAATCAGGATCTAAGATTGACATTAACTCCTCCTTGAGGAG ATACGAGAGAGAAAGGAGGCTACGAGTTGCCATTATTCATGGAATGGCTAGAATGGCAGCTATGATGGCTTCCACCTACAGAGCATACTTGGGAGTTGGTCTTGGCCCTTTAGAG TTTTTGACCAAATATCGGATACCACACCCAGGAAGAGTTGGAGGAAGGTTTTTCATTCAGAAGATGATGCCTATGATGTTGAGTTGGGTCTTAGGTGGCAATAG CTCCAAGCTTGAAGGTAGACCAGTATGTTGCAGGCTCTCAGACAAA GCAAATGACCAGTTACACACATGGTTTGTAGACGATGATGCTCTTGAGCGTACTATTAATGGAGA GTGGTTTTTATTACCATGCGGAGATGAAGGAGGTCATTTGAATCCCATAAGTTTAATTCAAGATGAGATGAAACCCTGCATAATCGG GAACACACAGAAAGAAGATTACCCGGGAATTTCAATTACAATACCCTTACCTGAG GTTTCTGAGACGCATGCTCAAATTCGCTATAAGGACGGTGCATTTTTCTTGACCGATCTGCATAGTGTTCATGGCACCTGGATCACTAA CAATGAAGGAAGGCGATACCGGATACCTCCAAATGATCAAGCTCGTGTGCGCCCATCGGATGTGATTGATTTTGGTTCACAAAAG GCTTCATTTCGGGTTAAGGTGATAAGATCTGCTCCAAGAGCATCCCAGAGGGAAGGGGAGCCAATATACCAA TCACAGAGTGGGTTGTATGTCAGGTCTCAGGTGAATGTTGAGCCTCCCAAACTCAACTCTTTTCGGTAA